The genomic interval TTGATGTTCTATGGATTAGCTTCATGCTGAATCGTTTTGGTCGGAGAGATGTAGATAAGGGAGGGCGTGGTTGTGGCATTGGCTTGTAGCAGCCGTTTTTGACAGTGCTGCCTTTGATGCTGGAAAATGCCCCTGTTTTTGCTGGCCGGTTTCCATTCCATCTATGTTGAACTTGGTTAAGATGCGACCAAGTTCCTTAGCCAATCATTTCTGTAACGTTCTTGTGTTATTCCTGGATTGCAGTCCAATAATGTTTTCGGCTTTGGGCGGCCAGGATTAGTGGTTATTACCAAGTATCTTTATTTCCTGCACTAGCCATGTATTGGTCATTCATAACTTGTAACTATCGaaattaggggtgggcacgagatgatcccacgtcccgtcccactcttttgaatcgggacgggacgggacgagagtttttaagaatgcatcacactcgggattaatcccggttgggacgggacgggatcaagacgggacgggacaaatcccacattcttataaagttaaataaaaacttatatttttattttttcattaacaaaataacatttaataatgaaattttaactaaaaaaatacatattatgttctaaatattataatttaccattattatttgaattgatataattttggagttattaagaatataaattagtttcattttgatacaaatatataagaatttttaagttttcattaaaggtgggacgggacgggacgaaacgggataaaaattattcgtcccacttcccatcccactattatgaaacgggacgggatgaacgtttttagacctccgtcccgtcctgTCCCTAcaaatttcgggacgggatcgggatttccgttttttatgcccacccctaatcgATATGAGTGACTGGCTAGCTATGCCCAGTTGAAAAAACAAATgccatctttttcttttctggtgAGCATGAACTGCTTGTTTTACTTTCTGTTTATGTATATGAATATTTTATAAAGAACTTAGAAGGGTGTATTGTATATGGAATTACTGTCATCCAAAACCTAAATATCAACTAAGAACCCTAATTTCCTTGTCCGAAAGGCTCTTAAACTCGAAATCTGCCCCCTCATTTTTTCCCTCTCACTAGTAATGAGAAAACACGTAAGGGTAAAACTGTCTTTTCACAATGTAACCTATTTTCTCCGGCTCATATCCGGGCACTTTCGGGACCTCTTCGATGAGTATTTCAGTGCGTGGTATCTGTGAACCTAAGGAAACGCTCAAAAACGTGCGGACCAAAAACGAACAAATTCTTTCGAAGAAAAAGACAGTTATACCCTCACGTAAATCTCCAACCCAAAAACCCGGATAATAGATCCGGTCCCAACCGGACTAGCTTTGTGTCGCTAATAAACCCTATTCTTCATGGGCATAAGAGGACTTCCATTGCAAAGTAATTCTTCTTTTAACCACACACAATTCCAGATTTATTTGAATAAGCTGTCAAGGTAAAGATTGGCGCCGCCAAACACTATTAACCGAACTTTTGCGCGGCAGAAGCCCGGATGACGTCAGCGATCGGATGGTACGGGCCGCTAATCGACCTGTCGAAGGCGGCGCTTCACATCGGCGACTTCGTTCAGCTGGTGGTCTTCATCCACCGCATCACTCCTCTTCAGGtatctctctgtctctccGCCGTGTCGGTTTTAATATCTCTTTATTCCGGTTTTCGCTTATTTGGAGGATATCGTATTTCCAAGTATAAATTATCCAACGGCGGGGAGGTGATCCGGACGGACATCCAGGTCGGCGACGAGACGCGGCCGTTTTTCTCTGTCTCCCTGTGGCAAAAGCAGATGGCATCCACGGCCGTCTACGGCGACGTCGTTTTGCTACAAAGTGAGAGCACCACCGCAATACTTTAGCTCTgattttttcttaattatctCTTGAATTTAAGTTTGGTTAATTGATTCAGATGTGAAGGTAGTAAAATATCGTGATGTTGTTGAAGCTAAAACCGTCACACAGTCTTCTTTGCACCGTCTACTTCATCCTTACGATTCTGTTTTAACCAAAGGTAAACAGTAAATACTATGGGCTTGAATGTTTGGGGGGAATTGGCCATGAGATGTGAAAGTCTTAAAATGAATCATTATTATTACTGCAAGGTTAGTTAAATTGTGATTTCTCTGCAATGGTTAGGTGCCGATGAGTTGATAGAGGGGTGTCGAGTTGGTGTGGTTGTGAAGGAGAAGCTAAGAAAGGTTGTAGAGTGGGTGAAGAAGAGCGACGTTAGTCGGTTACACAGCTCTCGGCTGCAGCAGAGGCAGTTCCCTAGAAACTGGAAGCTGCCAGAGGAGAGTGAAAAGTTCGAGGATTGTTACTCAATCTCGCAGTTGTCACGTTTAACCAATTCTTGCAAGGCAGTGTTTGATGCATCTGTTGCTGAAATTTTTATGCCACTGGCTGAATGTGAGTCTTCAGGTGACAAGGAAGACATGTTTGTTAGTAGGAGATTGACTAAAAGAGGAGATCCTGGTCTGGTAAGACATCTTATCTGTACAGGTTGCCGGATGTGTGGCTTGCCCTTGGAAGTGAACAGGTATGGATTGGAGCATTATAGCTTATGTTTTGATAGCACAGCAATTTCAATCTGAATGTTGAATGCTTTGGTGTGTGTTTATTGCAGCGGAAACACGTCTAAGCAAAATGCAGCTGCTCTGATATGTTCTGAAAGCTCGGACCGCCACCATGTTATAAGCCTCATATACAGGCCTTTCATGGTATGGATATGTTTTCCTACTGATTTGATTTGTTGAATATTACACTTTCTGTAAATTGAACAACATGTTTGCTTCTACAATGGAACTGTTGGTGCGAATGATGCCACATACATGAAACCATGTCAACTCCTACATCTTTCTCATAGTGCTGCTGCTATCCTAATTGTATACACATTGAACATTTCTGATCTCTTGATCCAACTGCAGTTATATGTATGGGACCATTCAGATTATGCACCACTCCGAGTCAAAAACAAAGCCGCCGAGCTTTTGTTTGGAAACATAAAGGCTGAAAGAGTCTATTCGTGCTATAAGGAAAAACCACATGATggagaagttgatttcagagACCCTGACACGGAAACTAGTGCAAGTGCAGAATCCAACTCACAACCTAAAGCTGTTGAAAGAGTTCTGGTTTCTTGCTCATCAGCTGTAGAAAAAAAGAGCTCAGACTCGGAGGGAAAGCTTGATTTCGAGAGGAACATGGATTTATATAGGATTTGGTTAATTCTTCTGAAAGCTATGCTGCAGCAAAGAACAAACAGCCCTTTGAAACTCGTAGTCAATGTAAATGCTAGCTTGGATAGGGAAAATGGGAGGTTTGAGATGGTTTCTGTGCAGATGCCATGCTTGAGTACCAAGTGATTTTCCAGACCATATTCAAAACTTAATTTAGCATTAAGGGACTCTATTCTTGCTACTAGTAGGATATTATCAGTAGATCTTAagctaaagttctcaaatccTCCATCTTTAACATTGACAATTATGAACTTGTCTTTTTCATTTTGCGCAATTAACAAGTTAACGGTCACAGATTAGTTTAGttaatcaaatttttttttgaaagggttaatcaaattattattCTCGAATATATACTGTGTTCATCTTTTTGGTAAGTTAGTCAATATATAAGTTTCAGAATCCCAGTCATTTGTAGGATCCGCCGGGAGCAACAAAAATTGAACCGCTTAGAGAACAACAAAAGCGGTTCAAATACGAGGGTGTGTGAATTAGTGCATGAAACGACATGAACAATTTGAACCAAACAAGAGTGAAGTGACGCGTAGCATTTCCTAGTGTTGGTGGCAGATATACTACTCGTCATTTACGCAAAACCCGCAACTGCATATGTGCAATCTGGGACCCCGACAAGTCCCTCTTAATCTCTTGGAAATAGATAAGAATAGATCGGAAAGATCATGATTTCCTTATATCCGGCCTTCGTATACCCAAGTCTGAGCTCTGCATCTATACCAGTATAGTCTGAGGTCTTCATATATACCAGTATATCCCTTGCTAAGTCCATAAATACTCTGCTTCACTTCATCATTCACCTTTCACCCCCTTACTCATTGATCATAGCCAAGTCATCTTCGGAAAGTTGGTTTTATAGTTCGTTAAGCATCAAGAGTTAGTTAAGTTTTATGTGTATTCTGAATTTTGATTTCCAACCTGATTCAATGGACAGAGCTATTTCTGTTTTCTATTTTCAGTTCGTCCGAGAACCTCCGCGTTTCTATTAAACGAATTCATCTGAGATTTTATGCATCGTCAGCTATTTACTTATCTCTGGTTGTCTGTAAAGTATGATAGCAGAATTAAAGTTATTTGTTTTTGCTCATCAGCTCACACCAGTTGCAGAATTTGATTACGCGTCACTCAGATTTAATCTctatagatagtgtgatacaATTAAGATTTGTGTTCTCTTACC from Argentina anserina chromosome 2, drPotAnse1.1, whole genome shotgun sequence carries:
- the LOC126784454 gene encoding uncharacterized protein LOC126784454, producing the protein MTSAIGWYGPLIDLSKAALHIGDFVQLVVFIHRITPLQYKLSNGGEVIRTDIQVGDETRPFFSVSLWQKQMASTAVYGDVVLLQNVKVVKYRDVVEAKTVTQSSLHRLLHPYDSVLTKGADELIEGCRVGVVVKEKLRKVVEWVKKSDVSRLHSSRLQQRQFPRNWKLPEESEKFEDCYSISQLSRLTNSCKAVFDASVAEIFMPLAECESSGDKEDMFVSRRLTKRGDPGLVRHLICTGCRMCGLPLEVNSGNTSKQNAAALICSESSDRHHVISLIYRPFMLYVWDHSDYAPLRVKNKAAELLFGNIKAERVYSCYKEKPHDGEVDFRDPDTETSASAESNSQPKAVERVLVSCSSAVEKKSSDSEGKLDFERNMDLYRIWLILLKAMLQQRTNSPLKLVVNVNASLDRENGRFEMVSVQMPCLSTK